The nucleotide sequence ATTCATAGAGATCAGTACTGAGATATTTAAGTCCTGAATCATTAATCGTTAACACAATATTTGCCCCTTTTTCTTTCCCTTTCAAAAGCTGTAAGGCAGCCGCAACATTTGCTCCTGAAGAAAATCCTGCGAATATTCCTTCTTTTCTTGCTAGTTCTCTAGCAACTTGTGTCGCTTCTTCATCTGTAACATGGATGTAGTCTGTAACGAAGCTCTTATCCAAAAGAGGTAAATCCATGGAATATCCCCCACCTTGGATTTTGTGATTGAGGTTAGTAGCCGCTTTACCAGAGTAGAACGGTGCGGTGTAAGGTTCAACTAAATAACACCGAATGTTGGGATTATACTTTTTTAACGTTTTCGCACAACCTGTAAAAGTGCCACCAGAACCGGCAAAATCAAGGAAAACGTCTACTTTTCCATTCGTTTGTTTCCAAATTTCTTCCCCCGTGTGAAATTCATGAGCATGAATATTGCCAATGTGATGAAATTGGTCTGCACGGAACGCATTTCTTTCTTTTGTGATTTGCTGCGCAACTTCTTCCACTTTCACAAGGTCTTCACCAGATACTTGCCCGATAGGAGAACCAGGCGCTTGGTCTACTAAAACAACTTCTGCTCCGAGAGCTTTCATCATCCTCGCTCTTTCCATTGAATTTCCTTTTGACATGACAGCAACGAATTGATACCCTTTGACTCCGCAAACAATCGCAAGCCCTGTCCCTGTATTGCCACTCGTTAACTCCACCACAGTATCATTTGGTTTTAGTATTCCAGCCTTCTCAGCCTCTTCAATGATCTGCAAGGCGATTCTATCCTTTTTGCTAAAGCCGGGATTTACATATTCCAGTTTGGCAAAAATATTTCCATCGAGATTTTCTGTTAGCCTAGAAAGACGAACCATAGGAGTGTTACCAATCGCTTGATGAACGCCTGATAAAATCGTGTTCTCCATAGACATAGCGCCTCTTTTCGTATATTTTGGACTATATAGTGTCTGCTTCAAACTATATATAGCTCGATTGTAATGTATAACGTACAGACGTACAAGATAACGCACGAACTCTATGGAGGGCATTTTATGGAAGAATTTCACACAAATATTGGAGAGAACATAAAACGTATTCGGAAAGAAAGAAACTTGAGCTTGGATAAAACTTCTGAAATAACAGGAGTTAGCAAAACAATGTTAGGACAAATCGAAAGAGGCAAGTCGGCTCCAACTATCACAACCCTTTGGAAAATAGCGAGCGGGTTGCGTTTATCCTTTTCCTCACTCGTTAGTCAGTACAAGCCGAATGTTACGATCGTAAAAAAGAAGGAAGTAAATCCGATTATTGAAAATAACGGACAGTATCGAGTATATCCACTGGTTCCCTATAATCCAGAACAACAGTTTGAGATCTTCTTGGTAACCCTTGAACCAGGATGCGAGCATATCGCAGAACCGCATTCAACAGGGGTTGAGGAATTCATTCTCGTAAATGAAGGCACGCTAGAGGTTGTTGTCAATGAACAAGTTTATATCGTTGAACCTGAGGATACTCTTATTTTTAAAGCAGACAGGCCTCACATTTATCGAAACAACGGAGACAGTATTGTAAAATGTTCCGTCGTCATTCACTACTCGAGTCAATGAAAACAAAGAGAAACCCCACTACATGTAGGGTTTCTCTTCCGTTAGATCACTAGCATATTTACCCCCATTCCTGTTTTCGCTCATGGAGCGAGCTCGCAATAATACGGTCCAGCAGTTGTGTAAAGGTCATACCTGCTGCAGCTGCACTCTTTGGAAACAGGCTGTTGGCGGTCATCCCCGGTAAGGTGTTCACTTCTAGTACGTAAGGTATATCCTGACACAAAATCATATCGACCCTTGCATAGACCTTGCACTGTAGCAGTTGGTAGCTGGCGAGCGCCGCCTCGCGCACACGCTGCCGGATAACCGGTGGAAGCTCGATCACATTCTCCTCCGCGCCGCCGTCTTCATATTTTGCTCGGTAGTCGAACCACTCTGAATGCGCCGAGCGAATGCCGATAATCGGTAGTACTTCGCCATCCAGAATCGCGCAGGTTAGCTCCGTCCCTTTCAAATAGGGCTCAATCAAGATCCCCTGATCCAAATGGCTTGCTTCCTGAACAGCCGTCAGCAGCTCTTTCTCATTTTGCACGAGCTGGACACCGATGCTGGATCCCCCCAAATTTGGCTTCACGATCACCGGGTAACCCAATTGCTCTACCGCTTGAGGATCATAAACGTCCTTCCAGTACAGACCTGCAGGCATTTGAATGCCCGCCGTCTTCAGCAGCATCTTAGACAATTGCTTATTCATGCATAGGCTGCTTGCCAGGACACCGCTTCCTGTATAGGGAATACCAAGTGTCTCCAGCGCTCCCTGCACTGTGCCATCCTCACCATATTGGCCATGCAGCGCCAACAGCGCGAAGTCAATGTCTGCCTGCTGAACCTGTGTGATTAAATCCGCTCGCTGCGTAACGACAATGGGAACTGCCTCATAGCGACTGCGATCCAAATGATTGATCATCTCTTGACCAGTCTTCAGAGAAACCTCACGCTCTGAAGAAATTCCACCCATAATGACGCCTATCTTCATGATGACACCTCATTTTTTCAAATGGTTGTGCAGTTTGGAATCGTTATGTCTCAAGAAAGCGACGTGCCTGTTTGCCGATGATCTGAATACCCCGCTCGATATTTTCATCCGTTACTCGTGAAAAACCAAGTCGCAAGGTATTCGTCCCCATTCCTTCTTGAATAAAAAATCTGTCCCCCGGTGTAAAAATGACTCCGTGTTCTGTGCAAGCTTCTAGTAGCTGGCGTGTATTTACGTCTGACGGAAAGGTAAGAAACAAATGCAAGCCCCCGTCGCCAGTTAGCTGCACCTCGGGGAGATGTGCTTCACAGCAAGCCTTCGTCAGTTCATATTTGCGCTTATATTCCATGCGGGCCTTTTTTACATATTTATCAAAATTTCCATTCAGCAAATATTGATAGAGTATCGATTGATCGATGGTAGATGTATGGATGGTTCGTGCACGCTTAATGCTTTCCAGATTGTCGATCAGGGCTTTGTCTCCAAGTACCCAGCCCACTCGCAATCCAGGAAAGAGTACCTTGGAGAAGCTACCAATATAGATGACTCCGTTACCTTGCCCTACTGTCGCGATTAATGGCGCAACATGCGCCCCCGAGTAGCGTAGCTCCTCATTGAATCCATCCTCGATCACTGGAATCTGATAGCGCATCAGTAAATTCAGAACGGCACTGCGCTTTGCTGGCGACATGACAATGCCTGTCGGATTGTGATAGGAAGGAGTCAAATAAGCCAGATCGAAGCTGGTTGTCTGCTTCTGCAATACCGCCTCTAGCTGCTCCACATCAATACCATCACTCTCCATCGGAATACCGGTTATCTCAAATCCTTGCAGCTTCAAATTCTTAATCGCTGTATGATGGGTCGGATTTTCACAAATGGCTGCCCCACGGCGAGCAGAAGGGCGCAGCGCCGACAGTACTATGTCAAAACCTTCCGTAAACCCGCTTGTAATCAGCATATCCTTGCCGCTTAAATCGACGCCCTTATTCTCCATATAACGCTTCAAGTAATCAATTAGTGGCTTGTAGCCTTTGGCATAACCGTAGTTGAGCAGTACCTGTCCTTCGATTGCCATCCGATCCATAAAGGCTCGCCTTACATCCCCCAGATCAAACAACTGCTCATCCGGCGCAATGCTTGTGAACGAAATAGCTCCTTTTTTGGTGCGAATGCCCTGCTTCATTATATCCAGCTCTGCAGCGGATACAGCATATTCGTTCATTCGTGCCTTCCAGTCGATCTGCCAGGAATCGGAGCCGTCAGCTCCTCCTTTATTCGCATCCAAATGGCCCACCATAGCGGTAACATAGCTGCCTTTGCCGGGAATCGCATACGCAAATCCGTCATCCTCCAGGCCTTCATAGGCTGCAATCACCGAATTGCGACTCACCTTTAGCAGACTGCTCATTTCTCGTGTGGAGGGCAGCTTTTGATCCACCTGAAGAGCGCCTTTGATTATTAAACGTTTGATGTATTCTTTCACTTGTATCGCGACTGGCCGGTCACTAACAAGCTTGAAATCCTGGAACATCCTTCATCGCCCCCGTCTATAATGATGGCATGAGAAACGAGAGAAAAAAAGAACCACCACACTGGATTTTTCATCCTTCTGTGGTTCCTCTGCAGGAATCAGCATCCACCCAGCGGTAAAAATGAAAGTAAAAAAGAACCCATTTTCCTAAGGGTTCCTCTTTTGTAGTCATTTTTAGTAGGCAGATAGTGAATCCTTTACCAGATGCTATCCGCTTTATGGTTGTTTTGCGCCATCACAATATATTTGTCCAATTGCTGGCTTACCCCCAAAACTACGTCACTTGTCAGACCGTGTTTACCTGCCAATTCAATCATTTGTTGTCGGAGTTGTTCGATGCTTGTTTCTAGATCCAAGTGGTGGCGACTTGCTTCTATTCCCGTGCCCCAGATCGTGCACTTGCTTTTCGGGGCACCTTCTAATTCTTTTTTCGGGGATGTTCCTAGGTGCACAGGGACATCCCTTTCTAATGAACTGGCGAGAGCTTTTATGTTAAGCACCTCCTGACATTTACAAATTATGACATTAATAAAACTATAAATGAATATGCAAGAATTTACCAACTAAGAAAAAATGGAATAGAAAAAAACATCCTATCGAAAGGATGTTTTTTTGGGGTGTCTTATCAACTATTCCTAAAAATCTGCACCATGTTGATAATTAATTACGTGTGATGTGTCAGACTTTTGGGGTTCGTAAACGATGCCACTGCTAAACCCAAACGTTAGAAGAAGTGCTAGGAGAACATATTTCATTCTTTTTCATCCTCTCTACTTATCATCTTTTTAGTGAGTGTTGATACATTGTCATACAACTAGTTTATAAATGTAGCTTCAGCCTTCTTCTCTCCAATTACAATGGCTTGATATTGGAGGATTTGTGATGGCGAGGCAAGATGGCGATATTTTTCAAACAACTGTACACATTGCAGAGCATCATAATGTCGATTCATTAAATCCGATAGAACGAAACAGTGCAGGGTTTCATTGAGTCCACTTTCAATGCGTCCCTTTGTAAAATCATATTTTGCTTTCTGATAACGATATTGGAGATGCTGAACCATATTAACCAACAATGTTCGTTCATGGAATCTAGCAATATCTTCAGAGAGGCGTAATAAAACCTCATCCACGCAAAAGTGATATTTATTAGCAGCTTCCATAATCGTAACAAGACCCGGAAGGATTTCAACAGGCTGCTCCGCTAGATAGTCGGTATATTCCTTAATGATTTCTTCATTCCCCATTAATACTTCCAGTGTGTAAAAATTCGCCTTCGCAAAGACTGCAAACCGCTCAACGATTCTTATCCCGTCTTCGTCAAGAAGTTCAAACCAATGTAAATCGGCGTATGCTTGTACATATTCTTTGGATTGGGAATAAGCGCCTTGCATCTGTAGGACTAGTCCTTTATATAAATAACCCATTCCGTAGTAGTAGACGAGCGGACGTTCTGTTTTTATCAACTCTGCCGCTCGATTTTTTCTGCGTTTTTGCAGCTTATCTTGGTAGATAATTTTGGAAAGCTCTCGTAGCTCATCTGCGTAGGTTTCTGCTTCACTCCATTTTTGCAAAGTGAAACAAACCTTCGCCAAATTTAATAAAGCGTCTAATTGATCCGTTTCTGGTAATCGCTTTCGATATGGAGAAAAGCGAATAACAGCCTTCTCATTCTCATCAGCATTTGTCCCGAGAATGGCCTGAAATAATCGGTAGTGACTCATCACAAACTGGGTAGAGTAGCTATCTTTCTCGTTCTCAATTACGTACTCATAGAATGGCACCGCCTTTCCCAGTTTCCCATCCTCATATAATTGCTCAGCTACAGTAAACAGGATGGAGATATTTTTGGGATTCTCCAACAATTGGGAGGCAACAGCTTCAATGCAATCCTTTCGTCCATTCTCAGCGCTTCGAATCAAGTAAGGTATCAATCGGGGGCGCGAAATTTTCCCTTCATATAAACATTCATCGGGATATAATTCATACA is from Brevibacillus brevis and encodes:
- a CDS encoding PLP-dependent cysteine synthase family protein, yielding MENTILSGVHQAIGNTPMVRLSRLTENLDGNIFAKLEYVNPGFSKKDRIALQIIEEAEKAGILKPNDTVVELTSGNTGTGLAIVCGVKGYQFVAVMSKGNSMERARMMKALGAEVVLVDQAPGSPIGQVSGEDLVKVEEVAQQITKERNAFRADQFHHIGNIHAHEFHTGEEIWKQTNGKVDVFLDFAGSGGTFTGCAKTLKKYNPNIRCYLVEPYTAPFYSGKAATNLNHKIQGGGYSMDLPLLDKSFVTDYIHVTDEEATQVARELARKEGIFAGFSSGANVAAALQLLKGKEKGANIVLTINDSGLKYLSTDLYE
- a CDS encoding helix-turn-helix domain-containing protein, producing MEEFHTNIGENIKRIRKERNLSLDKTSEITGVSKTMLGQIERGKSAPTITTLWKIASGLRLSFSSLVSQYKPNVTIVKKKEVNPIIENNGQYRVYPLVPYNPEQQFEIFLVTLEPGCEHIAEPHSTGVEEFILVNEGTLEVVVNEQVYIVEPEDTLIFKADRPHIYRNNGDSIVKCSVVIHYSSQ
- a CDS encoding D-alanine--D-alanine ligase, whose protein sequence is MKIGVIMGGISSEREVSLKTGQEMINHLDRSRYEAVPIVVTQRADLITQVQQADIDFALLALHGQYGEDGTVQGALETLGIPYTGSGVLASSLCMNKQLSKMLLKTAGIQMPAGLYWKDVYDPQAVEQLGYPVIVKPNLGGSSIGVQLVQNEKELLTAVQEASHLDQGILIEPYLKGTELTCAILDGEVLPIIGIRSAHSEWFDYRAKYEDGGAEENVIELPPVIRQRVREAALASYQLLQCKVYARVDMILCQDIPYVLEVNTLPGMTANSLFPKSAAAAGMTFTQLLDRIIASSLHERKQEWG
- a CDS encoding PLP-dependent aminotransferase family protein; translation: MFQDFKLVSDRPVAIQVKEYIKRLIIKGALQVDQKLPSTREMSSLLKVSRNSVIAAYEGLEDDGFAYAIPGKGSYVTAMVGHLDANKGGADGSDSWQIDWKARMNEYAVSAAELDIMKQGIRTKKGAISFTSIAPDEQLFDLGDVRRAFMDRMAIEGQVLLNYGYAKGYKPLIDYLKRYMENKGVDLSGKDMLITSGFTEGFDIVLSALRPSARRGAAICENPTHHTAIKNLKLQGFEITGIPMESDGIDVEQLEAVLQKQTTSFDLAYLTPSYHNPTGIVMSPAKRSAVLNLLMRYQIPVIEDGFNEELRYSGAHVAPLIATVGQGNGVIYIGSFSKVLFPGLRVGWVLGDKALIDNLESIKRARTIHTSTIDQSILYQYLLNGNFDKYVKKARMEYKRKYELTKACCEAHLPEVQLTGDGGLHLFLTFPSDVNTRQLLEACTEHGVIFTPGDRFFIQEGMGTNTLRLGFSRVTDENIERGIQIIGKQARRFLET
- a CDS encoding aspartyl-phosphate phosphatase Spo0E family protein → MHLGTSPKKELEGAPKSKCTIWGTGIEASRHHLDLETSIEQLRQQMIELAGKHGLTSDVVLGVSQQLDKYIVMAQNNHKADSIW
- a CDS encoding helix-turn-helix domain-containing protein; its protein translation is MGGLLGTLQQSLRSEIEQHRRARGYTLSKLGDLTGINPGTLSEILNGNPPRAITISQLDALAVVFGYEPGWMYELYPDECLYEGKISRPRLIPYLIRSAENGRKDCIEAVASQLLENPKNISILFTVAEQLYEDGKLGKAVPFYEYVIENEKDSYSTQFVMSHYRLFQAILGTNADENEKAVIRFSPYRKRLPETDQLDALLNLAKVCFTLQKWSEAETYADELRELSKIIYQDKLQKRRKNRAAELIKTERPLVYYYGMGYLYKGLVLQMQGAYSQSKEYVQAYADLHWFELLDEDGIRIVERFAVFAKANFYTLEVLMGNEEIIKEYTDYLAEQPVEILPGLVTIMEAANKYHFCVDEVLLRLSEDIARFHERTLLVNMVQHLQYRYQKAKYDFTKGRIESGLNETLHCFVLSDLMNRHYDALQCVQLFEKYRHLASPSQILQYQAIVIGEKKAEATFIN